The proteins below are encoded in one region of Penaeus chinensis breed Huanghai No. 1 chromosome 25, ASM1920278v2, whole genome shotgun sequence:
- the LOC125038726 gene encoding sulfotransferase 1B1-like gives MSCPQKSSRRFFPLTVEKVPDEDEKLLQAKGFLGYTNLVRTNPSLVPLRPAYADLAESYYNFEFRSDDTVLLTFPKSGTTWLSEALWAVRNLGQLGQADEADIDERVFFLDSDFLQPAPPGADTPALRKFSAACPEGRVEDGVTLQMAAAQKGPRILKSHLQLELLNPDLLDTCKVVYMARNPKDVCVSYFHHCRKNTKKIFQGEFSDFAEAFMGNKLLFAPYWDHVRQVWLRRGHENLHFMFFEHMKRDVFGELKRLATFLEADLSDEDVRRVADHCSFGRMQEREQRQSQGRGPLYGVPGFFHKGEVGGWKAVASQDLNDRFDNWILDNNCGIDIPFTYE, from the exons ATGAGCTGCCCGCAGAAGTCGAGTCGTCGCTTCTTTCCCCTGACGGTGGAGAAAGTGCCTGACGAAGACGAGAAACTGCTTCAGGCCAAGGGGTTCCTCGGTTACACGAACCTCGTACGGACGAACCCTTCTTTGGTTCCTCTTCGGCCTGC GTACGCTGACCTAGCCGAAAGCTACTACAACTTCGAGTTCCGTTCCGACGACACGGTGCTCCTGACGTTCCCGAAGAGCGGCACCACGTGGCTTTCGGAGGCGCTGTGGGCCGTCAGGAACCTCGGGCAGCTGGGCCAGGCGGACGAGGCAGACATTGACGAAAGGGTGTTCTTTTTGGATAGT GACTTTTTGCAACCCGCACCCCCCGGCGCCGACACTCCCGCCTTGAGGAAGTTCTCCGCAGCCTGTCCAGAGGGCCGAGTGGAGGACGGCGTCACCCTCCAGATGGCAGCAGCGCAGAAAGGCCCCAGAATATTGAAATCGCACCTGCAACTGGAACTGCTGAACCCCGACCTTTTAGACACTTGTAAG GTCGTGTACATGGCTCGCAACCCCAAAGACGTCTGTGTCTCCTACTTCCACCACTGcaggaagaacacgaagaagatcTTCCAAGGCGAATTTTCGGACTTTGCGGAGGCTTTCATGGGCAATAAGCTGCTCTTCGCCCCTTACTGGGACCACGTGCGCCAGGTGTGGCTGCGGCGGGGACACGAGAACCTCCACTTCATGTTCTTTGAGCACATGAAGAGGGATGTTTTCGGGGAGCTGAAGAGGCTGGCGACCTTCTTGGAAGCAGATCTCAGCGACGAGGACGTCCGGAG GGTCGCGGACCACTGCAGCTTCGGGAGGATGCAGGAGCGGGAGCAGCGGCAGAGCCAAGGGCGCGGCCCGCTCTACGGCGTCCCCGGCTTCTTCCACAAGGGCGAGGTCGGAGGCTGGAAGGCCGTCGCTTCGCAGGACCTGAACGACCGTTTTGATAACTGGATACTCGATAATAATTGCGGCATCGACATTCCTTTCACGTATGAATGA